DNA from Ignavibacteriales bacterium:
ATTTGAAAGTTGTAAAGGAAAAGAAAAAGAAAGTTTCTGCTAAAAAGAAATAAAATAATTTTCATTTTCTCATCCAGTGCAAAAAGTTTCGAGGTCGATTGCAGAACTCAAATAAGTCATTTCGAAAGAGTCCTCTGCCATAAGCATCCCTTTGGGAGCCTGAGAAATCTGACTTTTTTAATCTACAGATTTCACCTATCGGTCGAAATGACTAATCTGGGGGGCAACTATAAATCAAAAAATAATGGAATGTTAAGATTTGAAAGGCAAAGTAATTTTCACGCAGGTTCCGGGATATTTATTTGTAGATAGATGCGATGGACTTTGAACATCTATTGTTCCACCATGTCTTTCTACAATTTGTTTAACGACAGATAGACCCAATCCAGAACCCTCAACTCCGATGTGTTTTATATTGCTGGCTCTAAAAAAATCAGTAAATATTTTGTCAAGTTCTTCTTTAGGAATTCCCATACCGTCATCACAAACTTTTATCACTAAATCATTTTTATCTTTTTCAATAGTTATCTCAACCAGGCCATCCATATTATTATACTTAATTGCATTACTAATTATGTTTGATAACGCAATCTGAATCAAGAATGGATCCCCTTCAATTGGATGTTTTTCTTTCCAGTTATTGATTAAAGAAAGCTTTACACCTTTAGCTTCAGCATTAACCTTTGCAACTTTAATTGCTCTTGCAAGTATTGAGGCAATATCTACTTCTTCTTTAATAAATGAATCTTCAAGTCTAAGTTTAGAAATTTTTAATACGTTGTTAATCAGTTCAATTGCTTCATCAGACCTTTTACGCGCACGGATAAGTTTTTCTTCTACAACTTCATCTAAAGGTCCAAGAAACTTCTGAAGTATTAAATCAAGATAGGAATGTACTGCAGCAAGTGGAGTTTTAATTTCGTGTACAATACCGGAAATATATTTTTGTTTTTCTTTTTCTGCAGCGTTTATTTTATCAATTGACTCAAGTAACTGCTGTTCACGAATGTAAAGTTGGTTAGCCATTTTATTTGCAATTAAAACAATCATAAAAACCAAAAAGGCAAAGCTTACATTAATTGCCAGTACATAATTAAATTGTTGGTGGAGTGAGAAAGGAAGAAACCCGATGATATGGTAATGCGGTATTATTGAGTAATACTCACCAACTGTAATTCCCCAGAATGCAAGCACTATAAAAACGGAAAAAGTATAAATAACAAACCCAGGTAAAATTAAACTGCCAACAATCATGTGAATGACAAAAAACAGAAGCAGCGGTGATTCAACACTTCCTGTAAAATAAACCACAAGCATTAGAGATGTCAAATCGGCAATCATTTGCAGCAAAGATAGATGAAGTGGATTAAATTTATCTGCATCATGTTCCAATAATCTCCTCATGATATGAAAAAGAATATTGTAAACAAAAATTGAAAAAGTAATTATTAATAGGGCTGTTTGCTGATCATCAGAAAGCGAAATGCCTAAAAAGTATTTTGGGAAGATTATAAAGAAGAGAAGCATTACAACTGCGGCATAACGAAGTTTTATAAACCAAAGATTTCTATTCCGTATTGTTAACCAAAATTCTTCGTAATGCTTTGCCCAAGCTGGAATTAGATCAAACATTTTTACTTCTGTTAAAAAAATAAAACCAGGCAGAACTTAATATATATTTTTCTGCCCGGTTTAAATATACAATTTTAAGCTATATACTTACCTCTCTTCACATAGCTGGTGTGAAGAAGTTTGTGAGAAATATGCCCGCAAGGTCCGTCAGTTAAAAACTCATTATAAATATCAGTTACATGTTTGTTTTCATGAGATTTTCTTAATGGTAAAGAATTATCTTCATCATAAATAGCTTTTGCTCGCATCTTTCTTATTTCTTCATTTGTTGGAATTGGCTGACCGCCTCCGCCAAGACAACCGCCTGGACAAGCCATAAACTCTATGAAATGACATTCGCTGAATTTACCGCCGGCTTTTATATCATCCATAATTTTTTTGGCGTTTGCAGTTCCGTGTGCAACAGCAACTTTTAGAGTGGCGCCTTTTAACCAGTTCCAATCGGGTACAAGATGTGCTAACAATTTTGGAACTGGACCAACTTCTGTTATCGGAAGTTCAGCATATTTTATTCCTTCAAATCCGCGTAATGGAATTATATCTGCGTTTGCAAAAACATCTTCGACTTTCTTTCCCGTTACTAACTCAATTACTGTTCTTAAAGCTGCTTCCATAACTCCGCCGGTTGCACCAAAAATTAATCCAGCACCGGAAGCATCACCAAACGGATCATCAAAATGCGACTTTGGCATTTCTGGTAAGTAGATTCCAGCCTCTTTTATCATCTGACCAAGTTCACGGGTTGTTAATCCGAAATCCACATCCTTATAACCCGAATCATCCATTTCAGGTCTGTTGCATTCAAACTTTTTAGCTGAACATGGCATAACTGCAACTGATACTATATCTTTTGGATCTATGCCTTTTTTTTGAGCATAAAAAGTTTTAATGAGCGCACCAAACATTTGCTGTGGTGATTTTGCTGAACTTAAATTATCAATATACTCAGGATAAAAATGCTCAAGATATTTTACCCAGCCTGGTGAACAAGAAGTAAACTGCGGAACTGCAACTTGTTCTTTCTTAACTAAAGCTTTATAAAGTCTTAAAATTAATTCTGTTCCTTCTTCTATAATGGTAAGATCTGCTGTAAAGTTTGTATCGAATACAACATCAAAACCGATTCTACGTAATGCTGTATTCATTTCACCGGTAAATGATTTACCCGGTTCTAATCCAAACACTTCACCAATTGCCGCGCGTGGTGATGGTGCTGTTTGAATTACAACATGTTTTGTAGGATCATCAATTGCATTCCAGATTACATCAGAAGGATCATTAGCTTTTAATGCGCCGGTTGGGCAGCGATTAATACATTGTCCGCAATTAATGCAAACAACATCAGCTAAAGGTTTTTCTAAAAATGTTCCTATATGAGTTTTATCGCCACGACCAATTGCTTCTAGAACTCCGACTTCCTGAAGATCGATACAAGTTCTAACACATCTTCTGCAGTTTATACATTTATTCATATCGCGTATGACTGAGTATGATGAAAGATCAACTTCAAATAAGGGTTCTGTAACATGTCCAAAAGTGTAAGAATCAACACCGTATTCTTTTGCAAGTGTTTGAAGTTCGCAATTATTATTTCTTACACAAGAATAACATTCACCATAATGTTCACTTAGCAGTAAATCAATTATATGTCTTCTTGCTTTGCGCACCATTGTACTTGATGTTTTAATTTTTATTGAAGCTGTAATTGGAAATGAACAAGCTGTCTGAAGTGTTCTCATTCCTTCAACTTCAACAACACAAACACGACAAGTACCTGCGATGCAAAGATCAGGATGATGACAAAGTGTCGGAACGTGAATTTGATTCTCTTTAGATGCTTCAAGAATTGTTTGTCCAAAAAATACTTGCACTTTCTTTTCATTTATCTCAATAGTTACCTTACTTCCAATTCCATCTTCAATGGTTGGTTTTTCAACAGTTAAAGCTTGTTGAGCCATTGGTGTTCTTGATTTTTCTTTCATCACTTACCTGCCTTTCCGTTAAATCTATTATTCCCTTTTGTGTGAAAGATTTCATCTTTGAAATTTTCCAAAATGGAAATAAATGCGTTAGGACTTGATTGACCCAATCCGCATTTTGATGCAACTTGCATTGATTTGCCAAGTTCTTTAAGTGTATTAATATATTTGAAAGTAAACTTTCCACTTTCAATCATTTCAATTCCTTCAAGTAATTTTACATTACCGATTCTGCATGGTGTGCATTGCCCGCAGGATTCTTCAACAAAAAACTCCATAAAGTTTCTTAATACATGAAGCATGTCTCTTGATTCATTAAAAATTATTACCGAGCCGCCGGTTGAAATATCTTCATAACCAAACTTGCGATCGAATTGCGATTTTTGAATACAGATTCCGGATGCGCCGCCAATTTGAACAGCTTTGGCATTTCTTGCACCAACCAATTCAAGTAATTCATTTACGGCAATTCCCCATGGTAGTTCATAAACACCAGGGTTTTCACAATCACCAGAAACAGAAAACAATTTTGAACCGGTTGATTTATCTGTACCATATTTTTTAAACCAAGCCCCGCCTTTTGTAATGATGTGAGGAACTGCAGCAAGTGTTTCAACATTATTTACGGAAGTTGGATAACCCATATAACCTGTGTTAACAGGGAATGGTGGACGATTACGCGGTTCGCCTCTGTAGCCTTCAAGTGATTCTATTAATGCAGTTTCTTCACCGCATACATAAGCACCTGAACCTAATCGTATTGAAATATCATATGAAAAATCTGTTCCAAGAATTCCTTCACCGAGCAGATTATCTTCTCTCATATTGGATAAATAATTTTCCAACTGCTCAAGCATGTATTCATACTCTGCACGTAAATAAACGATACCAACTTTTGCCCCGACAGTGTAACCGCCGATTACCATACCTTCAAAAACAAGTTCGGGATATTCCATTAAAAGAACTCTATCTTTAAATGTTCCAGGCTCGCCTTCATCAGCGTTGCAAACAATAAATTTTTTGTCAGCTTTTGCTGCAGCCGTTAACATCCATTTTGTAGATGTAGGAAATCCAGCGCCGCCTCTACCTTTTAAACCAGAATCTTTTAACTCAAAAAGAATGTCTTCTCTTTTCTGTTTTAAAGCTTTTTTTATTCCTTCTCCTCTTTTATAAGGAGAAAAAAGAACCGGACCTGTACGTTCCGTTTTTATATTATTTATTTTTGTTTCAATTTTCATTTATCATCCCTACTTTATTTCGTTAAGAATGTTAACTGCATTTTCAGGATCGAGTTTTGTGTAAACACGATCGTTAACTATCATTGCTGGTCCTTGATCACACATTCCAACGCAGTTAGTAAATTCTAAAGTTATGCGGTTATCTTTTGTTGTTTCGCCAAACTTAATTCCTAGCTCCCTTTCAATAGCTTCAACAACTTTATTCTTGTTAGCCATATCGCATGATATTGTTTGA
Protein-coding regions in this window:
- a CDS encoding HAMP domain-containing histidine kinase, which produces MFDLIPAWAKHYEEFWLTIRNRNLWFIKLRYAAVVMLLFFIIFPKYFLGISLSDDQQTALLIITFSIFVYNILFHIMRRLLEHDADKFNPLHLSLLQMIADLTSLMLVVYFTGSVESPLLLFFVIHMIVGSLILPGFVIYTFSVFIVLAFWGITVGEYYSIIPHYHIIGFLPFSLHQQFNYVLAINVSFAFLVFMIVLIANKMANQLYIREQQLLESIDKINAAEKEKQKYISGIVHEIKTPLAAVHSYLDLILQKFLGPLDEVVEEKLIRARKRSDEAIELINNVLKISKLRLEDSFIKEEVDIASILARAIKVAKVNAEAKGVKLSLINNWKEKHPIEGDPFLIQIALSNIISNAIKYNNMDGLVEITIEKDKNDLVIKVCDDGMGIPKEELDKIFTDFFRASNIKHIGVEGSGLGLSVVKQIVERHGGTIDVQSPSHLSTNKYPGTCVKITLPFKS
- a CDS encoding iron hydrogenase small subunit — its product is MKEKSRTPMAQQALTVEKPTIEDGIGSKVTIEINEKKVQVFFGQTILEASKENQIHVPTLCHHPDLCIAGTCRVCVVEVEGMRTLQTACSFPITASIKIKTSSTMVRKARRHIIDLLLSEHYGECYSCVRNNNCELQTLAKEYGVDSYTFGHVTEPLFEVDLSSYSVIRDMNKCINCRRCVRTCIDLQEVGVLEAIGRGDKTHIGTFLEKPLADVVCINCGQCINRCPTGALKANDPSDVIWNAIDDPTKHVVIQTAPSPRAAIGEVFGLEPGKSFTGEMNTALRRIGFDVVFDTNFTADLTIIEEGTELILRLYKALVKKEQVAVPQFTSCSPGWVKYLEHFYPEYIDNLSSAKSPQQMFGALIKTFYAQKKGIDPKDIVSVAVMPCSAKKFECNRPEMDDSGYKDVDFGLTTRELGQMIKEAGIYLPEMPKSHFDDPFGDASGAGLIFGATGGVMEAALRTVIELVTGKKVEDVFANADIIPLRGFEGIKYAELPITEVGPVPKLLAHLVPDWNWLKGATLKVAVAHGTANAKKIMDDIKAGGKFSECHFIEFMACPGGCLGGGGQPIPTNEEIRKMRAKAIYDEDNSLPLRKSHENKHVTDIYNEFLTDGPCGHISHKLLHTSYVKRGKYIA